From a single Apium graveolens cultivar Ventura chromosome 2, ASM990537v1, whole genome shotgun sequence genomic region:
- the LOC141690969 gene encoding uncharacterized protein LOC141690969, with protein sequence MRMVGVDQDYDCSINYHPGKANVVADALSRKERLNEIKVSEELVRELEKLEIEVRVPESNKEQLYEITFHPELMKRLRKCQEEVMNQGLDNLTGEEACTQKDGKGMFRFSSRIWNPNVTELKDEILREAHNSRFSIHPGSTKMYQNLKKNFWCPGMKKEITN encoded by the coding sequence ATGAggatggttggagttgatcaagaTTACGATTGTTCCATCAACTATCATCCGGGCAAAGccaatgtggtagcagatgccttaagcaggaaggaaagattgaatgagATCAAAGTTTCTGAGGAACTAGTAAGGGAATTGGAAAAgctggaaattgaagttcgagtgcCAGAAAGTAATAAAGAGCAATTGTATGAAATCACTTTTCATCCAGAATTGATGAAAAGATTAAGAAAGTGCCAAGAGGAAGTTATGAATCAAGGATTGGATAATTTGACTGGAGAAGAAGCTTGTACCCAAAAGGATGGCAAAGGTATGTtcaggttttcttcaagaatatGGAATCCCAATGTGACTGAATTGAAAGATGAGATTTTGCGAGAGGCTCATAATTCTAGGTTCTctattcacccgggaagtaccaagatgtatcaaaACTTGAAGAAGAACTTCTGGTgtccaggaatgaagaaggaaattacaaATTGA